In Candidatus Sedimenticola sp. (ex Thyasira tokunagai), the following proteins share a genomic window:
- a CDS encoding AsnC family protein, translating into MDRIDFEIIRHLQNDGRISNKTLAAEVGLAPSTCFERVKQLNKRVFDFVMQNGTSESPFCTQSSTAYYCPGRPGLQHYAITSQARYCFVADSRDDLTSRSYAIFGFPLALCARRASSIASRLPGTNRLGFQPSLAVSGRAASSQVFMPILIPRRSA; encoded by the coding sequence ATGGATCGAATCGACTTCGAAATAATCCGCCATTTACAGAATGATGGTCGGATATCCAATAAAACACTGGCTGCAGAGGTGGGCTTGGCCCCCTCCACCTGCTTTGAACGCGTCAAACAACTCAATAAGCGAGTCTTCGATTTCGTGATGCAAAACGGGACATCCGAGTCCCCCTTTTGCACTCAATCTTCGACAGCCTATTATTGCCCCGGCCGTCCCGGTCTCCAGCACTACGCAATAACATCGCAAGCTCGTTACTGCTTCGTCGCTGACTCCCGAGATGACTTGACGTCGCGTTCGTATGCGATCTTTGGATTCCCTCTGGCGCTATGCGCACGCCGGGCATCCAGTATCGCCTCGCGACTACCGGGGACTAACCGCCTCGGCTTTCAGCCTTCCTTGGCGGTCAGCGGCAGAGCGGCGTCATCACAGGTGTTCATGCCGATATTGATCCCAAGGCGCTCGGCGTAG
- a CDS encoding long-chain fatty acid--CoA ligase gives MLNLASNLARSAFVTPEKVAIKFADKSFTYAQLDALSSQIANGLKSIGIGPGDKVALGCPNLPYFPMVYYAILKAGAVVVPLNVLLKGREIAYHLQDSEAKAYLCFEGSEALPMGEMGWEGFNQSEGCEHFFMITADPAAAAKIEGVKTLGALIHGQQATTETCETAADDTAVILYTSGTTGKPKGAELTHSNIAMNTFVSQALLRINADDNLLIVLPMFHSFGQVVQMNTSLLVGATMVLIPRFEPNTVLTALQQEKITIFAGVPTMYIGLLSVADQSEAIAGIGKQLRVAVSGGASMPVEILRQFSDKFDVPILEGYGLSETSPVATFNHLEYERIPGSVGRPVAGIEVCIMDEHGNQLATGNEGEVAIRGHNIMKGYYNRPEETAEAMHNSWFRTGDIGKLDEQGYLYIVDRVKDMIIRGGFNVYPREVEETMMEHSEVAMVAVIGTPHETHGEEIKAFVVATPTADKDEASMRAWCKERMADYKYPREISFVDNLPMSATGKILKRELR, from the coding sequence ATGCTTAACCTCGCCTCAAATCTGGCCCGCAGCGCCTTTGTCACCCCAGAGAAGGTCGCGATAAAGTTTGCCGATAAAAGCTTCACCTATGCACAGCTGGATGCCCTGTCGAGCCAGATCGCCAATGGCCTCAAGTCTATTGGCATAGGACCGGGCGATAAGGTGGCGCTGGGTTGCCCCAACCTCCCCTACTTCCCCATGGTCTACTACGCCATCCTCAAAGCAGGGGCGGTGGTGGTGCCACTCAACGTCCTCCTCAAAGGGAGGGAGATTGCCTACCATCTGCAGGACTCAGAGGCGAAAGCCTATCTCTGCTTTGAAGGTTCAGAAGCCTTGCCTATGGGCGAAATGGGTTGGGAGGGATTCAACCAGAGCGAGGGGTGTGAGCACTTCTTTATGATCACGGCCGATCCGGCGGCAGCAGCAAAGATAGAGGGTGTCAAAACCCTTGGTGCACTGATACATGGCCAACAGGCAACGACAGAAACTTGTGAGACCGCTGCGGATGACACGGCGGTTATACTCTACACCTCTGGCACTACCGGCAAGCCCAAGGGTGCAGAGCTGACACACTCCAACATCGCCATGAACACCTTTGTCAGTCAGGCATTGTTGCGCATCAATGCCGATGACAATCTGCTGATTGTACTGCCCATGTTCCACAGCTTTGGTCAGGTGGTACAGATGAACACCAGCCTCCTGGTGGGCGCAACGATGGTTCTAATTCCCCGCTTTGAGCCCAATACCGTGCTCACAGCCCTGCAGCAGGAGAAGATCACCATCTTTGCCGGTGTACCCACGATGTATATCGGTCTACTCTCGGTCGCCGATCAGAGTGAAGCTATTGCGGGGATTGGTAAACAACTGCGGGTAGCCGTATCGGGGGGCGCCTCTATGCCTGTCGAGATACTCAGGCAGTTCAGTGACAAATTTGATGTCCCAATTTTAGAAGGCTACGGACTCTCAGAGACCAGCCCGGTTGCCACCTTTAATCACCTTGAATACGAACGTATACCCGGCAGTGTCGGCAGGCCCGTTGCCGGTATCGAGGTGTGCATCATGGATGAACATGGCAATCAACTTGCCACAGGAAATGAGGGAGAGGTGGCGATACGTGGTCATAACATCATGAAGGGTTACTACAACAGGCCGGAAGAGACGGCCGAGGCAATGCACAACAGCTGGTTCCGCACCGGTGATATCGGCAAGCTTGACGAGCAGGGCTACCTTTACATTGTAGACCGGGTCAAAGACATGATTATCCGCGGCGGCTTCAACGTCTACCCACGGGAAGTCGAGGAGACCATGATGGAACACTCAGAGGTAGCAATGGTAGCGGTGATTGGTACGCCACACGAGACCCATGGTGAAGAGATCAAGGCTTTTGTCGTAGCTACCCCCACTGCTGACAAGGATGAGGCATCTATGCGCGCCTGGTGCAAGGAGCGTATGGCCGACTACAAGTACCCCCGTGAGATCAGTTTTGTTGATAACCTGCCGATGAGTGCCACCGGCAAGATTTTAAAACGGGAGCTGCGCTGA
- a CDS encoding DUF3365 domain-containing protein: MSAFKVDKLSGQILIIFWFLVVVTSAINNIYLARSHAEEISSSQAETMFEHIVLTRSWNARHGGVYVPIAASTQPNPYLQVPDRDVVTEKGVKLTKINPAYMTRQVGELALESGGVQFHITSLDPIRPQNAPTPWERAALERFELGEKAVGEFLDDEQKYRYMAPLMVTKGCLKCHAEQGYKLGDIRGGISVTHSAEEILHNRQHTIVNTLVIHTLVLIFSIFSWILYRRSQRRMQSLRVEKEAAEQANTFKGAFIANISHELRTPLNAIIGMSHILNEDELKPSQRDHVQRISEAGKRLNSMINQMLDFSQIDAGAMELNLAPLQLRRPVQESVELMRYKAQKKGLSLSTEFQEGASRWLQGDALHLQQVLLHIIDNAIKFTQAGGVKVVVVSTPAGNRRYNVELRIEDSGIGMGASAERLRMHDFTQIENYRTRRRGGVGLGLTLSRKLLELMGGSLKIDSEVGRGTRVTVQLVLEGAEEAGRAIDKYPDVPEQATTSAPEHGPVVNEEDTPWLLTEPRRQQLNDQLSQLLAALDRDLPHAMDILTAMIEQYQGSECQEELISLSEKMANFDSDGVVLLGRSMQEMLMKGKL; this comes from the coding sequence ATGAGTGCATTTAAGGTGGACAAACTGAGTGGTCAAATTCTGATCATCTTCTGGTTTCTAGTCGTTGTTACATCCGCTATAAACAATATCTACCTGGCTCGATCACATGCCGAAGAGATATCCAGCTCACAGGCTGAAACAATGTTTGAGCATATCGTGCTGACGCGAAGCTGGAATGCCAGGCACGGTGGTGTCTATGTACCCATCGCCGCGAGCACCCAGCCGAACCCCTATCTCCAGGTACCTGACCGCGATGTGGTGACCGAGAAGGGGGTGAAGCTGACCAAGATAAATCCCGCCTATATGACGCGCCAGGTGGGTGAGCTGGCTCTGGAGAGCGGGGGAGTGCAGTTCCATATCACCAGCCTGGATCCTATTCGTCCCCAAAATGCTCCAACCCCCTGGGAGCGTGCGGCACTCGAGCGTTTTGAACTGGGTGAGAAAGCGGTTGGTGAATTTCTTGATGATGAGCAGAAGTATCGCTACATGGCCCCACTGATGGTCACAAAGGGGTGCCTTAAGTGCCATGCCGAGCAGGGCTACAAGTTGGGTGACATTCGTGGTGGTATCAGTGTTACTCATTCTGCCGAGGAGATACTCCACAACCGTCAACACACCATCGTCAATACACTAGTTATACATACTTTGGTGCTCATCTTCAGCATTTTCTCCTGGATACTCTATAGGCGCAGTCAGAGGCGTATGCAGTCACTAAGAGTTGAGAAGGAGGCGGCAGAGCAGGCCAACACTTTCAAAGGGGCATTTATCGCCAATATCAGCCATGAGCTGCGCACTCCTCTGAACGCCATCATCGGAATGAGCCATATCCTTAATGAGGATGAGCTAAAACCGTCGCAAAGAGATCATGTGCAGAGAATTAGCGAAGCGGGCAAACGGCTCAATAGCATGATCAATCAAATGCTTGACTTCTCCCAGATCGACGCCGGGGCGATGGAGCTGAATCTGGCGCCACTACAGCTGCGCCGACCGGTGCAGGAGAGTGTTGAACTGATGCGGTATAAAGCGCAGAAGAAGGGGCTCTCTCTATCGACTGAATTCCAGGAGGGGGCTTCTCGGTGGTTGCAAGGTGATGCACTGCATCTTCAGCAGGTGCTGCTCCATATTATCGACAATGCCATCAAGTTTACTCAGGCAGGTGGCGTAAAGGTCGTTGTTGTCTCAACTCCGGCGGGGAACAGGCGCTACAATGTAGAGCTCAGAATCGAGGACAGCGGTATCGGTATGGGTGCATCTGCGGAGCGACTGAGGATGCATGACTTTACCCAGATAGAAAATTACCGTACACGTCGCCGGGGAGGAGTGGGGCTTGGACTGACCCTGAGTCGTAAACTGCTGGAGTTGATGGGAGGAAGCCTTAAGATCGACAGTGAAGTAGGTCGTGGCACCAGAGTGACGGTTCAGCTGGTGCTGGAAGGTGCAGAGGAAGCGGGCCGGGCGATAGATAAATATCCTGATGTTCCTGAACAGGCAACGACTTCGGCACCAGAGCATGGCCCTGTGGTTAATGAAGAGGATACACCGTGGCTGCTCACTGAGCCGCGCCGGCAGCAGCTTAATGATCAGCTATCACAGCTGCTGGCAGCGCTAGACAGAGACCTGCCGCATGCTATGGATATTCTGACTGCGATGATTGAGCAGTATCAGGGCAGTGAGTGCCAGGAGGAGCTAATCTCTCTATCAGAGAAGATGGCAAATTTTGATAGTGATGGTGTGGTGCTGCTGGGCCGCTCGATGCAAGAGATGTTAATGAAGGGCAAGCTATGA
- a CDS encoding response regulator: MNTKQKVLIVDDVAENIHFLMNILKDDYSIIAATNGKKALELAHRVPKPDIILLDIMMPEMDGYEVCTTLKEYEATAGIPIIFVTALGEIADETKGLQLGAVDYLTKPVIPELVKSRIFNQLELKRYRDHLEELVDQRTLQLKRSKEATIEAMGIVAEGRDPETGGHIQRTKEYVRILSEALSRRERYEEILTKEYIELIYHSAPLHDIGKVAISDNILLKPGPLTKEEFEQMKEHAAIGEETIKDAQERLEEVQMLDVAREIAGGHHEKWDGSGYPRGLQGEQIPLPARIMALADVYDALISRRPYKEPVPHSEVMDTILSGAGKHFDPEVVEVFVEESDAFLDCARKYAG, encoded by the coding sequence ATGAACACTAAGCAGAAGGTCCTTATCGTCGATGATGTGGCGGAGAACATCCATTTTCTGATGAATATTCTCAAGGATGACTACTCTATAATTGCCGCAACAAATGGTAAAAAGGCACTGGAGCTGGCACACAGGGTGCCCAAGCCCGATATTATCCTGCTCGACATTATGATGCCGGAGATGGATGGTTATGAGGTCTGCACCACCCTGAAAGAGTATGAGGCCACTGCAGGCATCCCCATTATCTTTGTTACCGCGCTGGGAGAGATCGCTGATGAGACCAAGGGGCTACAGTTGGGTGCCGTTGACTATCTGACCAAACCGGTGATTCCCGAGCTGGTTAAGTCGCGTATCTTTAATCAGCTGGAGTTGAAACGATATCGTGACCATCTGGAGGAGTTGGTCGACCAGAGAACGCTGCAACTCAAAAGATCAAAAGAGGCAACCATTGAGGCGATGGGTATAGTGGCTGAGGGACGAGACCCTGAAACCGGTGGCCATATTCAGCGTACCAAGGAGTATGTGCGCATATTGAGTGAAGCCCTCTCCAGGCGCGAGAGATACGAAGAGATTCTTACCAAAGAGTATATTGAGTTGATTTATCATTCGGCGCCCCTGCACGATATAGGCAAAGTGGCGATCTCCGACAATATTCTTCTCAAACCGGGCCCCTTGACCAAGGAGGAGTTTGAGCAGATGAAAGAGCACGCGGCCATTGGGGAGGAGACTATTAAGGATGCACAGGAGCGACTGGAGGAGGTGCAGATGCTAGATGTGGCGCGCGAAATTGCGGGAGGGCACCATGAAAAGTGGGACGGATCGGGCTATCCCCGTGGTTTACAGGGGGAGCAAATTCCGTTACCTGCGAGAATTATGGCATTGGCAGATGTTTATGATGCCTTGATCAGCCGTCGTCCATACAAAGAGCCGGTGCCCCACAGCGAAGTAATGGATACGATACTGAGCGGCGCAGGTAAACATTTTGATCCTGAGGTTGTAGAGGTATTTGTAGAGGAGAGTGATGCGTTTCTGGATTGTGCGAGAAAGTATGCAGGCTAG
- a CDS encoding Lrp/AsnC ligand binding domain-containing protein — translation METFQAELKEIPEVRSVYLVSGQYDFLVHVAVRDTRHLRDLALDAFTIRPEVTRIETVLVYDHIRQFGLPQQAPENEPNR, via the coding sequence GTGGAGACATTTCAGGCAGAGCTAAAAGAGATCCCCGAGGTCCGCTCGGTCTATCTGGTGTCAGGGCAGTATGACTTCCTGGTTCATGTCGCAGTACGTGATACCCGTCATCTACGAGATCTGGCCCTGGATGCCTTTACCATACGACCGGAAGTGACGCGCATTGAGACTGTATTGGTGTACGATCACATCAGGCAGTTTGGTTTACCTCAGCAGGCGCCAGAGAATGAACCTAATCGCTGA
- a CDS encoding ABC transporter substrate-binding protein: MATFSLSVAAAEQKTATNRAQQIARGMDDDSLLFLSTQLTPVHEADTMRRVILKGFPGKVDFQPYDNAAVFRKLALAKGDGKLKPDLLGVLHGDLRHLYLEGGLTPVDATELFSMRSFIPDFVELGKLGSGRQLYIPWMQATYIMAANRKALRYLPKGASIESLSYEQLQSWALNMERATGTAKLGFPAGPKGLMHRFFQGYLYPSFTGSTLSRFRSPEAVKMWSDFKALWSHVNPSSVTYNGMDEPLLSEEVWVTWDHTARLVSAFEQRPDDFVAFPAPIGPMGRGYMLVLAGLALPGNVEDASRSLELIDYMTRPDVQLTTLKRVGFFPVVDTEGAGDLPAGIASIERAVREQASSKDSLVALLPIGLGGEGKRFNLAYLRAFSRIVLREREMGVVLDRQATILREIVKTTQASCWLPDPSSSGPCPIE; this comes from the coding sequence GTGGCAACGTTTTCACTATCGGTCGCGGCAGCCGAACAGAAAACGGCAACTAACAGGGCACAGCAGATTGCCAGGGGTATGGATGATGACTCCCTGCTTTTTCTCTCGACACAGCTAACGCCTGTCCATGAGGCTGACACCATGCGCCGGGTAATTCTCAAGGGGTTTCCCGGCAAGGTGGACTTCCAGCCCTACGATAATGCCGCCGTCTTCAGGAAATTGGCACTGGCTAAAGGGGATGGAAAGCTCAAGCCGGATCTGCTGGGTGTCCTGCACGGCGACCTCCGCCATCTCTATCTGGAGGGTGGGCTTACTCCGGTCGATGCTACAGAACTTTTTAGCATGCGCTCCTTTATTCCTGACTTTGTCGAGCTGGGAAAACTCGGGAGTGGCAGACAGCTCTATATCCCCTGGATGCAGGCGACCTATATTATGGCTGCGAATCGCAAGGCGCTACGTTACCTGCCCAAGGGTGCAAGTATCGAGAGCCTGAGCTATGAGCAGTTGCAGAGCTGGGCTCTGAATATGGAACGTGCGACCGGCACAGCCAAACTGGGTTTTCCTGCAGGCCCCAAGGGGCTGATGCACCGCTTCTTCCAGGGCTACCTCTACCCCTCATTTACCGGCAGTACTCTGAGCCGTTTCCGAAGCCCTGAGGCGGTAAAGATGTGGTCTGATTTCAAGGCACTCTGGTCACACGTCAACCCCAGTTCGGTGACCTATAACGGTATGGATGAGCCACTGCTTTCCGAGGAGGTATGGGTAACATGGGATCATACAGCACGCCTGGTGTCGGCCTTTGAGCAGCGGCCAGATGATTTTGTCGCCTTTCCCGCGCCTATCGGTCCCATGGGGCGGGGCTATATGCTGGTTCTTGCCGGCCTGGCGCTTCCCGGGAATGTCGAGGATGCATCGCGCTCACTCGAGCTCATTGATTACATGACCCGCCCTGATGTTCAGCTCACAACCTTGAAGCGAGTTGGTTTTTTCCCCGTCGTGGATACCGAGGGAGCAGGTGACCTGCCTGCGGGTATTGCCTCAATTGAGCGGGCAGTGCGTGAGCAGGCCTCATCAAAGGATAGTCTTGTGGCTCTGCTGCCGATAGGGCTCGGTGGCGAGGGGAAGCGCTTTAACCTGGCCTATCTAAGGGCCTTCTCACGAATTGTTTTAAGAGAGAGAGAGATGGGTGTTGTGCTCGACAGGCAAGCAACAATCTTGCGTGAAATTGTCAAAACAACCCAAGCGTCCTGCTGGCTGCCCGATCCTTCCAGCAGCGGTCCCTGTCCAATCGAATAA
- a CDS encoding response regulator has product MRFKPLQLFGVIFTFFAAIIVAGGGYLWLSLESIEVGLPVEELQQHRSLSNTIESLSNLAANLDALRVEASPERHEDMLLALDVAYSLTQQFHKNIPADDEKLAVVTNEALATLDMMEEEIEGVATVDAQQLLAIHTRLHDVLAAYTESYLRANDKAVGSLTHQVNQVAKLRESTLITTALITLALLGMFWLAWLQKQTIMLLSRMETELKLARDEAEEANRAKSDFLASMSHEIRTPMNAILGMLYLTLKTDLNPIQYNYLNKVQSAAKSLLGIINDILDFSRIESGQLDVDYVEFELETVLEQLTDVVGHRAEQRGIEFLVRQSTNLPHTLVGDPVRLGQILINLCGNGVKFTEEGEVELSISIDELDEDEVVLKFCVRDSGMGISDEQKGKLFRKFSQADQSISRRHGGTGLGLAISSQLSHLMNGQIWLEKSELGIGSTFCFSLPFAVSHQGEMSHRRLLAELLPRLKGLRALIVDDNLVAREVHREMMEEFNFEVRTVNSGEEALAELLSPENKRGYDIVLMDWKMPGMHGDEATVRIHRDVAIQPKPKVIMVTSYGRDEVLRVAEQAGVDGFLLKPVSPSTLLDAVMAALGHKIGRPKPQPEGSREETITSFRGTKCLLVEDNEVNREFATELLVSLDVEVDHAHNGKVALARVQQHRYDLVLMDIQMPVMDGYEATRRIRALAEQPNGERYASLPIIALTAQALVDDRERALSAGMSDYIPKPIDPAQLITLIKEWLGSGESSAESEVFTVGACTENMLSDDLKSLESIDTLQGLRRMACNEVAYRKMLFRFHEHYANSAKGLRDLIGQGHLVEAEGLCHAFKGVVGNIGADRLFEVAVEIDDFLKREEQPPEEQLQRFEELLQQLVNDIATILPEEEGGEMVGDVIVDRIKMLTLLAELEVAIDDDLMVALRLLEELMALADESEWAELIKQISQRVGEFDSDAAKLLIKRLEDRLV; this is encoded by the coding sequence ATGCGCTTCAAGCCACTACAACTCTTTGGTGTCATCTTCACCTTTTTTGCCGCCATTATCGTGGCGGGTGGTGGCTATCTATGGTTGTCGCTGGAGAGTATCGAAGTAGGCTTGCCTGTGGAGGAGCTCCAACAGCACCGCTCTCTCTCCAATACCATTGAGTCACTCTCCAACCTGGCGGCCAACCTCGATGCCCTGCGTGTCGAGGCGTCGCCAGAGCGTCATGAAGATATGCTGTTGGCGCTTGATGTCGCTTACTCGCTGACACAGCAGTTTCACAAAAACATCCCGGCAGATGATGAAAAACTGGCGGTGGTGACAAACGAGGCGCTCGCCACACTCGACATGATGGAGGAGGAGATTGAGGGTGTTGCAACGGTCGACGCTCAACAGCTGTTGGCGATACATACCCGACTGCACGATGTGCTTGCTGCCTATACCGAAAGTTATCTGCGGGCAAATGACAAGGCGGTTGGTTCACTAACCCATCAGGTCAATCAGGTCGCGAAGCTTCGGGAGAGCACTCTCATCACGACAGCACTGATCACCCTCGCCCTACTGGGGATGTTCTGGTTGGCTTGGTTGCAGAAGCAGACCATCATGCTCCTGAGCAGGATGGAGACTGAACTCAAGTTGGCTCGTGATGAGGCAGAGGAGGCAAATCGTGCCAAGTCAGACTTTCTGGCGAGTATGAGTCATGAGATCCGTACACCGATGAATGCCATCCTCGGTATGCTCTATCTCACCCTCAAGACCGACCTCAATCCGATTCAATACAACTATCTCAACAAGGTGCAGAGTGCCGCAAAATCACTACTTGGCATCATTAACGATATCCTCGATTTCTCAAGAATTGAGTCGGGACAACTGGATGTCGACTATGTGGAATTTGAGTTGGAAACCGTTCTGGAGCAACTCACAGATGTGGTCGGGCATCGTGCTGAGCAGCGTGGAATAGAGTTTCTTGTTCGCCAAAGTACCAATCTACCACACACGCTTGTCGGCGATCCGGTACGCCTGGGACAGATTCTCATCAACCTCTGCGGCAACGGGGTGAAGTTTACCGAGGAGGGTGAGGTAGAACTCTCTATCAGCATTGATGAGCTGGATGAAGATGAGGTGGTGCTGAAATTCTGCGTACGTGACAGTGGTATGGGTATCAGTGACGAGCAGAAAGGGAAGCTATTCCGTAAATTTAGCCAGGCCGATCAGAGCATCAGCAGACGCCACGGCGGTACCGGCCTGGGTTTGGCGATTAGCAGTCAGTTGTCTCATCTGATGAACGGTCAGATATGGCTTGAAAAGTCGGAGCTGGGTATTGGCTCCACTTTCTGTTTCTCCCTGCCCTTCGCTGTTTCTCATCAGGGTGAGATGAGCCACCGTCGTCTACTCGCAGAGCTGCTCCCCAGGCTGAAGGGATTGAGAGCGCTGATTGTGGATGACAATCTGGTTGCACGGGAAGTTCATCGAGAGATGATGGAGGAGTTCAACTTCGAGGTGCGAACGGTAAATAGTGGAGAGGAGGCACTTGCCGAGCTGCTGTCACCTGAAAATAAGAGGGGGTATGACATTGTCCTGATGGATTGGAAGATGCCGGGTATGCATGGTGATGAGGCGACTGTGCGTATCCATCGTGATGTAGCCATCCAGCCCAAGCCTAAGGTGATCATGGTTACCTCCTATGGCCGTGATGAGGTATTACGGGTGGCAGAGCAGGCTGGTGTCGATGGTTTTCTCCTTAAGCCGGTTAGCCCCTCCACACTCCTCGATGCCGTCATGGCGGCGCTGGGTCATAAAATAGGACGGCCTAAGCCTCAGCCCGAGGGTAGCAGAGAGGAGACTATCACCTCATTTCGTGGCACTAAGTGTCTGCTGGTTGAAGATAATGAGGTCAATCGCGAATTTGCCACAGAACTACTGGTCAGTCTCGATGTGGAGGTGGATCACGCCCATAACGGCAAGGTGGCACTCGCCCGAGTTCAGCAACACCGCTACGACCTGGTCTTGATGGATATCCAGATGCCGGTGATGGATGGCTATGAGGCCACCAGGCGTATTCGTGCCCTGGCAGAGCAGCCGAATGGAGAGCGCTATGCCTCACTGCCGATTATTGCCTTGACCGCACAGGCCCTGGTCGATGACAGGGAGCGCGCCCTCAGTGCCGGGATGAGTGACTATATACCCAAGCCTATAGATCCAGCCCAACTAATCACCTTGATAAAGGAGTGGCTGGGTAGTGGGGAGAGCTCAGCCGAGAGTGAGGTATTCACTGTTGGTGCATGCACAGAAAATATGCTCTCTGATGATCTGAAGTCACTGGAGAGCATCGATACGCTGCAGGGATTGAGGCGGATGGCATGCAATGAAGTGGCCTATCGAAAGATGCTGTTCCGTTTCCATGAGCACTATGCCAATAGTGCCAAGGGTTTGCGTGATTTGATTGGGCAGGGGCACCTTGTGGAGGCCGAGGGGCTCTGCCACGCCTTTAAGGGGGTGGTCGGTAATATTGGTGCCGACCGCCTGTTTGAGGTGGCTGTCGAGATTGATGACTTTCTAAAAAGAGAGGAGCAACCACCTGAAGAGCAACTGCAAAGATTTGAGGAGCTGTTGCAACAGTTGGTTAACGATATTGCCACCATCCTCCCCGAAGAGGAGGGGGGGGAGATGGTCGGGGATGTGATTGTAGACAGGATTAAAATGCTCACCCTGTTGGCTGAGCTTGAGGTAGCCATTGACGATGACCTGATGGTAGCGCTGCGTCTACTGGAAGAGCTTATGGCGCTGGCTGATGAGAGTGAGTGGGCCGAATTGATCAAACAGATTAGTCAACGGGTGGGAGAGTTCGACAGCGATGCGGCCAAGCTATTGATCAAGCGACTAGAGGATCGGCTGGTCTAA
- a CDS encoding SDR family oxidoreductase, with translation MKIESSTFVVTGGARGLGRAAGLSLAGQGARVALIDLDQGALDEAVAACAQAGGSARGYPTNVADEAEVEAVFATIENDLGPICGLVNNAGILRDGLMVKAKEGKVTDRLSLSDWQAVIDVNLTGVFLCGREAATRMIESGTQGAIINISSISSAGNIGQSNYSAAKAGVSALTVTWARELARFGIRAAAIAPGVFETDMVASMKPEAYDRIVGAVPLRRTGRLDELADAVTYIFSNDYFSGRVLELDGGLRL, from the coding sequence GTGAAGATCGAGAGTAGTACTTTTGTGGTAACTGGTGGAGCTCGTGGATTAGGAAGGGCGGCCGGGCTCTCTCTCGCCGGTCAAGGTGCAAGGGTGGCGTTGATCGACCTTGACCAAGGTGCCCTTGACGAGGCTGTTGCAGCCTGTGCCCAGGCCGGTGGTTCCGCCAGGGGTTATCCCACCAACGTGGCTGATGAGGCAGAGGTGGAAGCTGTTTTTGCCACTATAGAGAATGATCTGGGGCCGATTTGTGGGCTGGTCAACAATGCCGGCATCCTACGCGATGGCCTGATGGTAAAGGCGAAAGAGGGTAAGGTGACTGATCGTCTTTCACTTAGCGACTGGCAGGCGGTGATTGATGTCAATCTTACTGGGGTCTTTCTCTGTGGACGGGAGGCGGCCACTCGAATGATTGAGAGCGGGACTCAAGGTGCCATTATCAATATTTCCAGTATCAGCAGTGCCGGCAATATAGGGCAGTCAAACTATTCCGCCGCCAAGGCGGGAGTCTCTGCCTTGACGGTTACCTGGGCCAGGGAGTTGGCTCGTTTTGGAATACGTGCAGCGGCCATCGCGCCCGGTGTCTTTGAGACCGACATGGTGGCATCGATGAAACCCGAGGCCTATGACAGGATAGTGGGTGCTGTTCCTCTCCGTCGCACGGGTCGTCTGGATGAGTTGGCGGATGCCGTAACCTACATTTTCAGTAATGATTACTTTAGCGGCCGTGTGCTGGAGTTGGATGGGGGATTGAGGTTGTAA